A genomic stretch from Anaerolinea thermophila UNI-1 includes:
- a CDS encoding ABC transporter ATP-binding protein, translating to MEQPLAIRTEHLGRVYKIRNNRKEAFRELTALQDVNLEVRRGELFGLLGPNGAGKTTLIKILTTLLAPTSGKASVAGFDVLTQAEEVRKRINMVSGGETSGYGLLTVRENLWMFAQFYGIESKEAHRRIDTLMEIVGMKDRLNTKSSDLSTGLRQKMNIVRGFLTDPEVLFLDEPTLGLDVGASRDVRAFIRRWMDENPQRTLLLTTHYMVEAEELCDRVAIINQGRVLACDTPDNLKRQLQKEAIFQVWVKCEHLLDEQAFTALAGLRHFHQTFENGSLRLELILDEESVLTSVLNRLVESQARILRLEKRQPTLEDVFVQLVGQRLEEVEGEPDASAD from the coding sequence ATGGAACAACCTCTGGCTATTCGAACCGAGCATCTCGGGCGGGTATATAAAATCCGCAATAACCGCAAAGAAGCCTTTCGCGAACTCACTGCCCTGCAGGACGTCAACCTGGAAGTGCGGCGGGGAGAACTGTTTGGCTTACTGGGTCCTAACGGCGCGGGCAAAACCACACTGATTAAAATCCTCACCACCCTGCTGGCGCCCACCAGCGGTAAAGCCAGTGTGGCAGGGTTTGACGTGCTGACCCAGGCTGAAGAGGTACGCAAGCGCATCAATATGGTCTCCGGCGGAGAAACTTCGGGCTACGGCTTGCTCACCGTGCGCGAAAACCTGTGGATGTTTGCGCAGTTTTACGGCATCGAAAGCAAAGAAGCCCACCGGCGCATCGACACGCTGATGGAAATTGTGGGCATGAAAGACCGCCTGAACACCAAATCGTCTGACCTCTCCACCGGACTGAGACAGAAGATGAACATCGTGCGCGGTTTCCTTACCGATCCGGAAGTGCTCTTTCTGGATGAACCTACCCTCGGACTGGACGTGGGCGCCTCACGGGATGTGCGCGCTTTCATCCGCCGCTGGATGGACGAGAACCCCCAGCGCACCCTTCTGCTCACCACCCACTACATGGTGGAAGCCGAAGAACTGTGCGACCGGGTTGCCATCATCAACCAGGGGCGGGTACTGGCGTGCGATACGCCGGACAATCTCAAGCGGCAACTGCAGAAAGAAGCCATCTTTCAGGTGTGGGTCAAATGCGAACATCTTCTCGACGAGCAAGCCTTTACTGCCCTCGCCGGTCTGCGCCATTTTCACCAGACCTTTGAGAACGGCTCCCTGCGTCTGGAATTGATTTTAGACGAAGAGAGCGTGTTAACCTCGGTGTTGAACCGGCTGGTCGAGTCGCAAGCCCGCATCTTGCGGCTGGAGAAGCGCCAGCCCACGCTGGAAGATGTCTTCGTGCAGTTGGTTGGTCAACGGCTGGAGGAGGTGGAAGGTGAACCCGATGCTTCCGCCGATTGA
- a CDS encoding Gfo/Idh/MocA family protein — protein sequence MDEIRLGVIGLGMGRNHVAGFQSHPKARVVAVADMNERLLNEIAERYGVEKRYTSAEDMLAKEHLDAVSIATPNKFHAPLTLAAIAAGCHVLCEKPMAMNAIEAREMLDAAQKAGRRLMINFSYRFNEMSMALKQQVDAGLLGEIYFGRTVWHRRRGLPGFGGWFGQKALSGGGPLIDLGVHRLDLALWLMGYPKPVWVMGSTYQHLSLALAQKQGKTFDVEDLAAGMIRFENGATLMVEASWAANIKESEFMETRLYGTRAGLVQRNLDEGYRFEAEIFLEKDGAHFDMKLHPPYPPVTSSYYHFVDCLVTGKPHLATGEEGLRVMQILDALYQSAAEGGPVKIE from the coding sequence ATGGATGAAATACGGCTGGGTGTGATTGGCTTGGGAATGGGACGCAATCACGTGGCTGGATTCCAGAGCCACCCCAAGGCGCGGGTGGTGGCGGTGGCGGATATGAACGAGCGTTTGCTCAACGAAATTGCCGAACGCTACGGCGTGGAAAAGCGCTACACCAGCGCCGAGGACATGCTGGCAAAAGAACATCTGGACGCGGTGAGCATTGCCACGCCCAACAAGTTCCATGCGCCGCTCACGCTGGCGGCAATTGCGGCGGGCTGTCATGTGTTGTGCGAAAAGCCCATGGCGATGAATGCCATTGAAGCCCGCGAGATGCTGGATGCGGCGCAAAAAGCCGGCAGGCGCCTGATGATTAATTTCTCTTACCGCTTTAACGAGATGAGCATGGCGCTTAAACAGCAGGTGGATGCCGGTTTGCTGGGCGAGATTTACTTCGGGCGCACCGTCTGGCACCGCCGCCGCGGTCTGCCCGGCTTTGGCGGCTGGTTTGGGCAGAAAGCCCTTTCGGGCGGCGGTCCGCTGATTGACCTGGGAGTACACCGTCTGGATTTAGCCTTGTGGCTGATGGGGTATCCCAAACCGGTATGGGTGATGGGCAGTACCTATCAGCACCTTAGCTTGGCGCTGGCGCAGAAGCAGGGCAAGACTTTTGATGTGGAAGACCTTGCCGCGGGGATGATTCGCTTTGAAAATGGCGCCACGCTGATGGTGGAAGCCTCGTGGGCGGCAAACATCAAAGAGAGCGAGTTCATGGAGACGCGCCTGTATGGCACCCGCGCCGGTCTGGTTCAGCGCAACCTGGATGAGGGCTACCGCTTCGAGGCGGAGATTTTCCTCGAAAAGGACGGCGCGCACTTCGACATGAAACTGCACCCGCCTTATCCGCCGGTGACCTCGTCCTACTACCATTTTGTGGACTGTCTGGTGACGGGCAAACCGCATCTGGCAACCGGCGAGGAAGGTCTGCGGGTGATGCAAATCCTCGATGCGCTCTATCAGAGCGCTGCCGAGGGCGGACCGGTGAAGATTGAATAG
- a CDS encoding ABC transporter permease, giving the protein MLPPIERRASGARLFWMTVWGRAYPRVVGMQRERSWVFFDVFLPLLSVAAYVFVYRAIRAPEEYVGFVVLGGAMTAFWMNILWSMSSQLYWEKEQGNLALYIISPTSMMAILLGMAIGGLFATLLRATAILLIGSWLFQVQYTIVSFWKLFAVFALSMVALYGLGMMSASMFLLLSREAWHLANLAMEPIYLVTGMYFPVKNLGFWAAAGASLIPLTLGLDAMRQLIFANGAALGFLSVEVEILGLVILSVVFLIGARYLLVVIEKLAIQEGRLTENRR; this is encoded by the coding sequence ATGCTTCCGCCGATTGAGCGGCGCGCCAGCGGTGCGCGCCTGTTCTGGATGACCGTGTGGGGCAGAGCCTACCCGCGCGTGGTAGGCATGCAGAGAGAACGCTCGTGGGTGTTCTTCGATGTCTTCCTGCCCCTGCTGAGCGTGGCGGCGTATGTCTTCGTCTATCGCGCCATCCGCGCGCCTGAAGAATATGTGGGTTTTGTGGTACTGGGCGGCGCCATGACCGCCTTCTGGATGAACATCCTGTGGAGCATGTCCAGTCAGTTGTACTGGGAGAAAGAACAGGGCAACCTGGCGCTGTACATCATCTCGCCCACCAGCATGATGGCAATCCTGCTGGGCATGGCAATCGGCGGGCTGTTTGCCACCCTTCTGCGCGCGACCGCCATCCTGCTCATCGGCTCATGGCTCTTTCAGGTGCAGTACACCATCGTGTCCTTCTGGAAACTGTTTGCCGTCTTTGCGTTGAGTATGGTCGCCCTGTATGGGCTGGGCATGATGAGCGCTTCAATGTTCCTTCTGCTCAGCCGCGAAGCCTGGCATCTGGCAAATTTAGCCATGGAGCCGATTTATCTGGTCACCGGCATGTACTTCCCGGTGAAAAATCTGGGTTTCTGGGCGGCGGCAGGGGCTTCGCTCATCCCGCTGACCCTGGGACTGGACGCCATGCGCCAGTTAATTTTTGCCAACGGGGCGGCGCTGGGCTTCTTAAGCGTCGAGGTAGAAATCCTCGGGCTGGTGATTCTCAGCGTCGTGTTTCTCATCGGGGCGCGCTACCTGCTGGTGGTCATCGAGAAACTGGCTATTCAAGAAGGGCGGTTGACCGAAAACCGCCGGTGA